ATCGAGGTCGGATTTCAAAGCTCCCGGTCAAACCGGGAAGGAGTGCATGCAGTGAGCTCCCTGCACCCGCCGCAAAGGAGTCAGTCGTCAAACGGACCGAATTACCCGCCTCGGCGACCTCAAACGTGTAGGCCTGGTCTTTCGTTTTGCGCTGACTCAGTCCAAATTCAAGGTCGGCCGCAGAGATCGGGACCACCACATTATGGATGGGATTTTGTGACGAAATGTGTTGCGCTGCAGCCAAGGCATCCTGTTTGCTTCCGCTTTCGACATAGACGCGTCCTGCCGCGCGTGCGGCCGCATCGGTCACGATCTGTACCTTGGCATGAATCACTTGGATGTAGGCAAGATTGATCGCGATGCTTGCGAGTAGCAGCAGCACCGGCAGCATCACCGCAACGGTAACCATCGTTGCTCCGACTCGCTTTGATCTTGATGGGTTCATCATAGGAAGGGCTCCGAAACTGTTTCAATAAATCGGGCGGCACTCGTATCGACGGCCTATTCCGCTCTCAAAACAACCGCTTCCGCGAGTGTTTTGTCCTGGAAGAAGATCCCCCCGAAAACGGAGTTCGCCGCAAAATCGGCTGACACGGTGACGGTAAACGGGTCGCCCGGGCTCTTCGACGAAGGATCCGGCGGATTCATCGTGACCGCGTATCCCTGGATGTTTCGATCATCGAGTAGCATTTCGCATTGAAGCTGCACGCCTTCCGACGAGGCTCCAGGCACGTTACCGATTCTCGCTCCTTCGTAGGCCGTAATCGAAAGATTTTGCTGCAACTGCAGCATCACGCACGCTTCCACCGTTGCCAGTAAGATGATCGCCAGAACCGGAAGGCAAATTGCCAATTCCACAACAGCGACTCCGTGTCGAGAGCATCGATTGGTCGAAAGGTATCGGTGGCGCATCGCTGACGAGGATTTTTGCGGAGGAAGGTTAGGGAGAAGAAGGACCAACAAGGGTTCTTCTGCAGAACCGTATGTCACCCGCAGCGACAGGATGCCGAATCTGCTTGAGTTCACCGAGATCTTGAAGGAACGTCGGCCATGCGTGAAGCAGTTGAAGCGGATATATCGGTCATGCACGGGAAGCAGTTACCTCGCTGATCTGGAAAACGGCACACCGAGGGGGACGCAACGTGATCCCCGGCGTCGTCTCTTGGAAGGGAAGCCCGTGTCTTTTGACTGAATCCCCGTGTCTCTTGCCTTGATTTTCGTTACCAGGAACGCCTTCGGTCTCAACCGTTTGGCTCAGTAGGGCTGATCCCGGTTTGGCATGCTCTGGATTGACTTTGGGGCGAAGTCGCGGTAGATTTTGTCGCGTTTTAGGCAGCTTGGCTCTCGTGCGGCGCACGGCCTGATTCCGTTCCGTTGGTTCGCTTTCTTACAATCTGCCGCGTCCGTTCTTGGCCGACTTCGTTGGCATCTCGATGACACGCTAAAGCCCTTTCCTCTTACACGAAAACTCCAATGCAATATCAGTATTCTGACATATCGAAGATGATCGATCATTCGCTGTTGAATCCCACGCTAACGGTGGCAGATCTTGATTCGGGAATTGCATTGGCGCTCGCCTACGACGTCGCAAGTGTTTGCATCATGCCGTACTACCTGAAGCGTTGCACGGAACTGCTAGGGGACAGCACGGTCAATCCGTCCACAACCATCGGATTTCCACACGGTGGACATACGACTGCGATCAAGCAAGCGGAAGCGGAAACCGCGATTGCGGATGGCTGTCAAGAATTAGATATGGTTGTCAATATTTCGAAGGTACTCAGCGAGGATTGGAGCTACGTCCGCAACGACATCCACGCGGTGGTCGAGGTTGCTCACGTGGCGGGCCGCAAGGTCAAAGTGATTTTTGAGAATTGCTATTTGAACGATTCCCAGAAAATTCGTTTGTGCGAAATTTGTAACGAGGAGAATGTCGACTGGGTCAAGACGTCGACCGGTTATGGAACGGGTGGCGCGACGAATGAGGACTTGGTCTTGATGCGAAAACATGCGGCACCGCATGTTCAGGTTAAGGCTGCCGGTGGTATTCGTGATCTGGATGGATTGATTGCAGTTCGTGAACTGGGGGTGACACGTTGTGGTGCCAGTCGCACGAAAGACATGCTCGACGAATGCCGTCGGCGTTTGAATCTTGAAGAGATTCACGTTACGGCAACGGGTGCGTCGTCTTATTGACGCGGAGGATTCACAGCTTGGGTCGGCTGCGATTATTAAGGCTCATCCGACGGAAGCGCGCGGACCCCAGACTCAAGGTTTTTTGGAGGTATGGCTCCGGTGTCCAATGATCTCTTAGAAAAGAGTCCCCGACGGACGGTCGTCCGCTGGGAACCGGTAGCACCCTTGGCGCACCGTCGACCGGGATATCCCTTGTCAAGTTGCACCTCTGCAGAGCTCCACTCCGTTTCTCCCGGCAACTGCACGATAACAAGTGAAAATAGCTCCTGCCAGCAATGATGGGACACCGGAGAGATGCCTCGAAAACCTCCTGCGCACGCTTGCGCAGGATGAGCCATTATTAACTTGATAGGTCGAAGGCTCATGTCTCAGAAGAATTTATCAGCAATGACTCGCCGTCGTTTTCTTAAACGAAGCACGGTCGCAGTTGCGTCGACCTATGCCCTGCCAACCCTCATTCCCCGCCATGTGCTGGGGTTCGGTGGCCAGGTGGGGGCCAACGATCAAATTGTTGTTGGGCATGGATCAGACGGGGCCCGTTGAACTCTGGCCCGTCGAACAAGGGCCCAACGCTCGGCTCCGCTTTCGATATAAGAACGGCGTCGAGGTGAGGTTGACCTTCCCCGATGAGGAGCCCCATCGCGGTCCAAAACTCGGCGCCGTGTTTACGGGCGAAAAGTGCAAGATTGAGATCAACCGGAATAAGTTCACCACGAATCCGCGTGATTGGATCAAAGACGCTCCGCCGCCCGAATTGGCGGCGAAATGGGAAGGCGATGGTTGGGTTGCCAAAGGACACGTTGAAAATTGGTTCGATTACATTCGCTCACGCGAGAGGCCCAATGCGGACGTCGAGATCGGTCATCGCACCGCGTCGCTGTGCCAGTTGCTTGTGATCACACGCCAGTTGGGTCGGCGATTGAAGTGGGATCCTGATCGCGAGGTTTTTCCCGAAGATTCGGAGGCGAATGCACTTCTGGATCGCCCCCGACGAACGGGTTGGGAACTTCCCCTTTAGTTGATCTTCAGCACGAAGGCATAGTCGCAGGGCAAGTGCTCAGGCAGCGCCACCGTGAGCGATTCGTCTGACTGACGCCATTTGATGGGGCCGTCATGTCCGAGCATTTCGACCTTCTCGATGCCTGAATTCCCGATCCGCGTCCCCTTCTTGAGGCAACGGATCGAATAACGGTCGGACTCGGGTTGTCGAAAACAGATTGCGTACAGGGAGCCTTTTTTCTGCGTCAGACGGACGGCATCGGTAGCGAACTCGATTTTTCCCCCCTCGACGGGCGCATTGTCGGCCGCCGGTTTGGCAATCTCTCCCTCGCCGAAGGTGGTCCAAGGTCGCGTGCCGTAGATTGCTTCGCCATTGACCCTCAGCCAGCCACCCAGCTGTTTGAGCGTGTTGATCTCTTCTTCGCGAATCGTGCCGTCGGGAAGCGGGCCTACATTGAGCAGCAGATTGCCATTCTTGCTAACCGTATCGGCTAACACAGCGACCAGATATTCCGTTGGCCAAAATGCCGTGCCTTCGACACAACACCAACCCTGTACCGCGATCTTCTCGTCGGTTTGCCACTTCGATGACATACGAATCTCGTCAATTCCCTTCCGCTCAAAATCCTCTACCGCTTGGTCGGGTTCGAGGAATTCGCGTTTGTACGTCAGCACGACTCCTTCGGTGTTTGTCTCTTGAGACTGGTTGTAGTAGTGCGACAACACGTTGTAGAACGGCTGGCGAAAGTAAGGCTTGCCAAACATTCGCTCGCCATCCCCAATGCCGCCATCGACGAAGATATAGTCCGGATGGTAGTTGTCGATCAATTCGACCATCACGGCTTCCCACTCTTTTTCATCCTCCGCCGTCGGTGGGTCGTTCTCTGCGCGGCGACGACCGTAGAGCCCCGAGTATTTCGGATCCCAGTTGTCGTACTTCGGAGAGAATTCATAGAAGTTCCAATGACGCCCATAATGCGTCGATACGCCAGTCTTGAGTCCCGCCTTCTTTGCCGCGGAACAGAATTCACCGACGATATCACGTTGCGGTCCCATGGCAGCCGAATGGAATGGGATCACGTTGGAGTCCCAGAGCGCAAACCCGTCGTGATGCACGGCTGCTGAAACGAGGTACTTTGCGCCTGCCTCTTCGAACAACTCAACCCATTGCTCGGGGTTCCAGTTTTCCGCTTGGAACTTAGGGATAAAGTCCTTGTAGCCAAACTTGTTGAGTGGCCCCCATGTCGCTTCGTGATGTTTTTTTAAATCGCCCCACTTCTTATTCGTTTTTGAATCGTACATCCATTTCGGGTACCACTCGGTTTGGTAGGCGGCTACCGAAAAAGGTGCCCAATGGAAATAGATGCCAAGTTTCGCGTCGTCGTACCACTCAGGTACTTCGTACTGCTTCAGCGATTGAGCATTGGGCTCAAACAAAGGTTGTGTCGGTTTCTTCCATACCGGTCGAGCGTTGGCAGTGATCTCTTGGTCGAGTTCGACCATGCGAGCTCGCAGTTGCCTGGCAACCTCCGGCTTAGTAAGGACCAGATTGACTTGTTCACCAATGTCTTCCGTCAGATGAAACAGAAACCGTTGAGGCTCCGGGGGAGGAGCGTTTGCATTGCTCGCCTTCTTTTGAGGAGCTTTCTCGAGATATTTCCATTCTCCCAAACGAATTCCTTCCAAGACGCCGTGGGCGGAGTAGAACACCAATTCATTTCGCGGAGACACATCCGAAGTAAAGGTTCCGGAAATGTCATGTCCATCGATCTTGCGGTCCTTAGGAAGCGGTTTGCCGGATAACGCAGCGATGGTTGGAAGCAAATCCATCGTCGAAGTCATCGCGTTGGTGCTGGTTCCGGCTGGAATCCGGCCAGGCCCCCACATCACGCACGGAACTCGCTGCCCTCCCTCGAATGTGGTGCCTTTGCCATCTCGCAGCGGTTTTGCACTGCCACCATGATTCTTGAATTGCAGCCACGGACCATTGTCGCTGGTGTAGATGATGTAGGTGTTTTCTGCCAAATCAAGGTTACGGACCGTATCGACCAATCGACCGACTTCCGCATCGATGTGTTCAATCACACACTTATAGGCGTTTTGAGGATCCGGGTCGTAAGCGTCCTCGGGTACATAAAGCGGAATGTGCGGCATCGAATGGGGCAGGTACAAGAAGAAGGGTTGATCTTGATTCGCCTTCACGAACTCAATCGCTCTGTCGGTGTAACGTCGCGTGATGGTTCGCTGATCCACTGGCAACTCGATGATTTCTTCGTCTTCAACAAGTGGCGTGTTCCATTTCGTAATGCAGCTGCTTTGGTCCAACCATAACTCGTCGGAGGGGATGCGGAGCTTTCCCTTGTTATCGGGATGATTCATGTCGTTGGAGTAAGGGATGCCGAAGTAGGAATCGAATCCATTGGCTCGCGGAAGGATCTCAGGGTGATGTCCAAGATGCCATTTGCCGACGCAGGCGGTTGCGTAGCCCTGGGACTTCAAGTGATCTGCGATCGTGTGCTCCGTCGCGTTGAGACCATAGTCGCTTGAAGGGAATAGCACGTGCTTGTGCATACCCACGCGTTTGGGATAGCAACCGGTCAGAAGAGCTGCTCGCGAAGGAGAGCAGACCGAGCACGCCGAATAGAAACTCTTGTAGGTGCGGCCCTCGGCGGCCAATTGATCAATGTTGGGCGTTTCAATCGTTTCGGAGCCGAAGCAACCGAGATCGTTGTAACCTTGGTCATCGGTGAAAATGATAATGAAATTCGGTTGCTCAGCGGCGTCGCACGTTTGCAGGAAGCTTGTCGCGAGCATCAATGCGCCGATGCAGCGGAGTGCCGAAGAAATGAGGGTTGTCAGGCGGGGGCGAGTGAAATGCATCATGTTTGCTATACGGAAAGGGGAAGGTAGGGTACGAGTTCTCGTCTCGATGGATGGGTTGCAGTTAGGGGACGATGACTTCCACATCACCCGCGATCTCGGCAACGACAACGGCCGGCAGTGGGTTGACTTCGGTATCCGGCAGCCGAATGGTCTGGCCGTTGTCCGTGTTGATCACCGATATCGATAAAGTGGTTTCTGGGTCCGACAACAAGTAGGCTTTCCGAATAGGATTGGTCATCGGAAGAAGTAACCTGCCATCGTTGGGCCGATCAAAGAGGTGTAGGTAGAGTTTACCGGGCTTGCTTGTGCAACGACCGTCAAAAGGCAGCGTCGCGAAGGGGCTGGCGGTGGTGCCATGGATCGCTTCGCCGTTGATCTGCATCCACTTGCCGATGGACTGAAGCGCATCGATGCTCTGCTGCGGTATGCTGCCGTCCCCCTTGGGGCCGATGTTGAGCAAATAGTTGCCGCCTTTACTGGCGATGTCGACCAAGTTGCGGATCAGCGTCTGGTCCGATTTCCATGCATCATCGTGATCGCTGAAGCCCCAAGTCGTGTTCATCGTCATGCAGGTTTCCCAGTCAATCCCGGGCATGCCCGTTGACGGGATATGTTGCTCGGGCGTAATGAAATCTCCGTACTGTGAGTCGAGTTGCGCGATGAATCCTGCGGTTCCCATTCCGGACCATCCGGCCTCGGGAGTACGGAACAAGCGATTGTTCATGATGATGCCGGGCTGTCTTGCTCGGGCAAGCTGCATCAGTTCGTTGGCACGCCACGCTTCATCACCCTGGAAATCCTGCGAGCTGTAATCCCACCAAAGAACATCCACGGGCCCGTAGTTGCTAAGCAGTTCGTCCACTTGTGTATGAAGATAGTCTTGATACTTCGCGTGATCACGCAGTCCGTTTGGGTAGGGTTGCCCCTTGAGCGGATGGGGTAACTGCTTCGATTCTGCATACGTGTATTGGTCATGATGCCAATCAATCACCGAGTGATAGAACCCAACCTTCAAACCTTCGCTACGGCAGGCCTCGACAATTTCTCTAACCAAGTCGCGATTCAAGACATGTCCGGCGTTAAAGTCACCGGCTTTGGAATCATGAAGACCG
This window of the Novipirellula artificiosorum genome carries:
- a CDS encoding alpha-L-fucosidase, which gives rise to MKNAAFLKTLSLWMLMNGFAACSAQSLASEPTPNNLDASSTQETSQQRDARMKWWRDARFGMFVHWGLYSGLAGTWDGKPVGTRGGMEWIQQRVKADTNAYAEQAIPKFKPSEIFAAQWAKLAKNAGCKYLVFTTKHHDGFGLHDSKAGDFNAGHVLNRDLVREIVEACRSEGLKVGFYHSVIDWHHDQYTYAESKQLPHPLKGQPYPNGLRDHAKYQDYLHTQVDELLSNYGPVDVLWWDYSSQDFQGDEAWRANELMQLARARQPGIIMNNRLFRTPEAGWSGMGTAGFIAQLDSQYGDFITPEQHIPSTGMPGIDWETCMTMNTTWGFSDHDDAWKSDQTLIRNLVDIASKGGNYLLNIGPKGDGSIPQQSIDALQSIGKWMQINGEAIHGTTASPFATLPFDGRCTSKPGKLYLHLFDRPNDGRLLLPMTNPIRKAYLLSDPETTLSISVINTDNGQTIRLPDTEVNPLPAVVVAEIAGDVEVIVP
- a CDS encoding alpha-L-fucosidase, translating into MFEPNAQSLKQYEVPEWYDDAKLGIYFHWAPFSVAAYQTEWYPKWMYDSKTNKKWGDLKKHHEATWGPLNKFGYKDFIPKFQAENWNPEQWVELFEEAGAKYLVSAAVHHDGFALWDSNVIPFHSAAMGPQRDIVGEFCSAAKKAGLKTGVSTHYGRHWNFYEFSPKYDNWDPKYSGLYGRRRAENDPPTAEDEKEWEAVMVELIDNYHPDYIFVDGGIGDGERMFGKPYFRQPFYNVLSHYYNQSQETNTEGVVLTYKREFLEPDQAVEDFERKGIDEIRMSSKWQTDEKIAVQGWCCVEGTAFWPTEYLVAVLADTVSKNGNLLLNVGPLPDGTIREEEINTLKQLGGWLRVNGEAIYGTRPWTTFGEGEIAKPAADNAPVEGGKIEFATDAVRLTQKKGSLYAICFRQPESDRYSIRCLKKGTRIGNSGIEKVEMLGHDGPIKWRQSDESLTVALPEHLPCDYAFVLKIN
- a CDS encoding TadE family protein — protein: MELAICLPVLAIILLATVEACVMLQLQQNLSITAYEGARIGNVPGASSEGVQLQCEMLLDDRNIQGYAVTMNPPDPSSKSPGDPFTVTVSADFAANSVFGGIFFQDKTLAEAVVLRAE
- the deoC gene encoding deoxyribose-phosphate aldolase; this translates as MQYQYSDISKMIDHSLLNPTLTVADLDSGIALALAYDVASVCIMPYYLKRCTELLGDSTVNPSTTIGFPHGGHTTAIKQAEAETAIADGCQELDMVVNISKVLSEDWSYVRNDIHAVVEVAHVAGRKVKVIFENCYLNDSQKIRLCEICNEENVDWVKTSTGYGTGGATNEDLVLMRKHAAPHVQVKAAGGIRDLDGLIAVRELGVTRCGASRTKDMLDECRRRLNLEEIHVTATGASSY